The following nucleotide sequence is from Roseofilum capinflatum BLCC-M114.
CGGAAAAATCGCCACAAGCCTTTCAGATGCAGGAATCTGGAGCCAGCTATCAGATACAAAACTCACCCAGAAAATCCCCCCAACCCCAAGCCTTTTCCCTTAACGCCAGCCAATTATGGACACTCCAGCATCTAGCGGGGCCAGAACTCCCTAAACTAGAACAAGGAACGGACAACTTCTGGCCCTCCCTAGAACACCTCCTACGTGCCTATGCCCAATACCATTTCGATCGCCCGATCCGAGCCGCAACCCTCCTAGAACCCTGCCTAGCCAACTTGCCAAACCCCCCCTGAAGATACAGCGCTTTGCTCTCTCTGTAGGGGAGATGCCCTTCGACTTCGCTCAGGGCGAGGGGGATGGGGAGAATAACCTCTTGCCTATTCCCCATTCCCTATTCCCCATTCCCTATTCCCCATTCCCTATTCCCCATTCCCCATTACCTATGTCCTTATCCCAAACTGATGTAGAAACAACTCCTAAAACCCCGACTTCCAACCCTGCGCCCTCCTCTCCGAGTCTGGGTGCAGTGCTAAAGAACCGCAATTTCCTCACCCTGTGGAGCGGTCAAGTGTTTTCCCAGTTAGCCGATAAAGTCTATCTGGTGTTAATGATTGCCATTATTAGCAGCCGCTTTGAACACCAGGGACAAACCATTAGCGGTTGGGTATCGGCGATCATGATTGCCTTTACCATTCCGGCGGTGCTGTTTGGCTCCTTGGCGGGGGTATTTGTGGATCGCTGGCCGAAAAAATCGGTCTTGGTTCTCACTAACCTGCTCCGGGGAGCCTTTGTCCTCACGATTCCCCTGTTTCTGAATCTGTCTACAGGAATTGATTTGGCGATCGATATTCCCCTAGGGTTTGCCTTGCTCCTCGCCATTACCTTCGCGGTTTCTACCCTAACCCAATTCTTTGCTCCGGCTGAACAATCTATTATCCCCCTAATTGTCAAGCGCAATCTGCTGTTGCCGGCCAATTCTCTCTACACTTCGACGATGATGGCCTCGATTATTTTGGGATTTGCTCTCGGAGACCCGCTTCTAGACCTGGCCAGCCACCTGATTAGCCCGATTTTGGGCAATAGTGACCTGGGTAAAGAAGTCCTGGTGGGAGGGGGTTATCTGCTGGCAGGGGTGATTTTATTGGTGGTGAATACAAAAGAAAATACCTATCCCCCAGACCACGAACATCCCCATGTTTTGCAGGATCTGCGGGAT
It contains:
- a CDS encoding MFS transporter; protein product: MSLSQTDVETTPKTPTSNPAPSSPSLGAVLKNRNFLTLWSGQVFSQLADKVYLVLMIAIISSRFEHQGQTISGWVSAIMIAFTIPAVLFGSLAGVFVDRWPKKSVLVLTNLLRGAFVLTIPLFLNLSTGIDLAIDIPLGFALLLAITFAVSTLTQFFAPAEQSIIPLIVKRNLLLPANSLYTSTMMASIILGFALGDPLLDLASHLISPILGNSDLGKEVLVGGGYLLAGVILLVVNTKENTYPPDHEHPHVLQDLRDGLQFLGDRHRVRNAILQLIILSCIFAALAVLAVRIAEIIPNLEPSQFGFLLAMGGVGLGISAAVVGEFGHRWASNAQLSLIGSMGMGGSLLGLSFTVQSLGWSLFWIGLLGASAAFIGIPMQTTIQSQTPEAMRGKVFGLQNNAINIALSFPLALVSVAEAWLGIQSVLLGLGAVVFAGGVSTWYISRTGDRDTGRSSPTR